One region of Glycine max cultivar Williams 82 chromosome 9, Glycine_max_v4.0, whole genome shotgun sequence genomic DNA includes:
- the LOC100800719 gene encoding uncharacterized protein translates to MAHAKTDSDVTSMDTSSSPKRAVYYVQSPSRDSHDGDKSSTATHATPACNSPVDSPSHHSYVHHSRASSSSRVSAGSYNNIASYWGRNNKGTRKNKLGSWTHDQCKVIQEEEGYYGEREGFSRRKTQIFVGILAFAFIFTLFCFIIAGVARPHKVRISVKSFTVHNFLFGEGLDLTGVPTKMLTVNCSVRMTVHNPATFFGIHVSSKAVNLMYSEMTVATGELNKHYLPRKSTRIVSLNLQGSKVSLYGAGASLIGLVDNGKIPMTLVFDVRSRGNIVGKLVMSKHRRRVSCSVAIDSHNIKPIKLKENACTYN, encoded by the exons ATGGCGCACGCCAAGACCGATTCCGACGTCACCAGCATGGACACGTCATCGTCGCCAAAACGCGCCGTTTACTACGTGCAGAGTCCCTCGCGCGACTCTCACGACGGCGACAAGTCATCGACGGCGACGCACGCCACGCCGGCGTGCAACAGCCCCGTGGACTCGCCGTCGCACCACTCCTACGTCCACCACTCTAGGGCTTCCTCTTCGAGCAGGGTCTCCGCCGGCTCCTACAACAATATCGCCTCTTACTGGGGGAGGAATAATAAAGGGACCCGCAAAAACAAATTAGGGTCATGGACTCATGATCAGTGCAAGGTCATTCAGGAAGAGGAAGGGTATTATGGGGAAAGAGAAGGCTTTTCTAGGAGGAAGACTCAGATCTTCGTTGGGATCCTAGCCTTTGCCTTCATTTTCACCCTCTTTTGTTTCATCATTGCTGGGGTTGCCAGGCCACACAAAGTTCGGATCAGTGTTAAG AGTTTCACAGTACACAACTTCTTATTCGGAGAAGGGTTGGATTTGACAGGAGTTCCAACCAAGATGCTGACAGTAAATTGTTCAGTAAGAATGACAGTGCATAACCCTGCAACCTTCTTCGGAATTCATGTCAGCTCTAAAGCAGTGAATCTTATGTATTCTGAGATGACAGTTGCAACTGGTGAG CTGAATAAGCATTATCTACCAAGAAAGAGTACCCGGATAGTGTCGTTGAATCTGCAAGGAAGCAAGGTTTCTCTATATGGTGCTGGTGCTAGCTTAATTGGCTTGGTGGACAATGGAAAAATACCAATGACTCTTGTCTTTGATGTTAGATCGCGAGGGAATATTGTTGGGAAGTTGGTGATGTCCAAACATCGGAGGCGTGTCTCTTGCTCAGTGGCTATTGATTCCCACAACATCAAACCCATCAAACTTAAGGAGAATGCATGCACATACAACTGA
- the LOC100799651 gene encoding RNA-binding protein EWS isoform X2 — protein MLNFLSLPVSHLFSNFTVYVFPGYRIRAGSSSPVHRRDADHRFGSDYNNMPRSRGYGGGRDPGRYRDPSPSYGRGRVGGRPMGRAFDGPGFVSGLARGEGNNRNNPNVRPREGDWICPDPLCNNLNFARRDHCNSCNRSRNAPARSPRRAYPAPPPLHAPPRRFPGPPIDRSPERTLNGYRSPPRGLARNGPREYGSAALPPLRHEGKFPDPHLRRERMDFIEDAYRGRNKFDRPPPPDWDNRDRGRDGFSDEGKGFERRPLSPPPPLLPSLPHHRGGRWARDVRQRSRSPIRGGPPPKEYRRDTFMHRATDDRRGMGRDRIGGMY, from the exons ATGCTGAATTTTCTCTCACTTCCTGTAAGTCACTTATTTTCAAACTTCACTGTCTATGTTTTCCCAGGATATAGAATTCGTGCAGGTTCTTCATCGCCAGTTCACCGAAGAGATGCAGATCACCGTTTTGGTTCTGATTATAATAACATGCCACGAAGCCGTGGATATGGTGGTGGGAGAGACCCAGGAAGATATCGAGACCCTTCACCCTCGTATGGTCGAGGTAGAGTAGGGGGCAGGCCAATGGGTAGAGCTTTTGACGGGCCTGGCTTTGTTTCTGGACTTGCTAGAGGGGAAGGCAACAATCGAAATAATCCCAATGTGCGTCCTAGGGAGGGAGATTGGATTTGTCCTGATCCCTT GTGTAATAATCTTAACTTTGCAAGGCGGGACCATTGTAACAGCTGTAATAGGTCTCGTAATGCACCTGCTAGAAGTCCTAGGAGGGCTTATCCTGCACCTCCACCACTTCATGCTCCTCCTAGACGCTTTCCTGGACCTCCAATTGATCGCTCCCCTGAAAGGACTTTGAATGGCTATAGATCTCCTCCTCGTGGGTTGGCAAGGAATGGCCCTAGAGAGTATGGGTCTGCTGCTCTGCCGCCACTCAGGCATGAAGGCAAGTTTCCAGATCCCCATTTGCGCAGAGAGCGTATGGATTTCATAGAAGATGCTTACAGGGGGAGAAACAAGTTTGATAGGCCACCCCCACCGGACTGGGATAATAGAGATCGTGGAAGAGATGGCTTCTCTGATGAAGGGAAAGGATTTGAAAGGAGGCCACTGTCACCCCCTCCACCTCTTTTGCCATCACTTCCTCACCATCGTGGTGGTCGATGGGCTCGAGATGTTAGACAGAGAAGCCGCTCTCCAATAAGAGGTGGCCCACCACCAAAAGAATATCGCCGGGATACGTTCATGCATCGTGCAACAGATGATAGGCGCGGAATGGGACGAGATAGAATTGGAGGAATGTATTAG